The DNA segment CGAGCGACTCTGTAGGCGCGCCGACAGGCTCCCCGGACAGGTCGCCAACGGGCTCGGATACCTGGTCGAGCTCTTCCGTCTCGGGGTCTATCTGGAGCATTATGCCTCTTGCGTGTCCGTAGGCCGCGCCGTCCAGGGCTTCTGCTCCCGTTACGGTCAGAGTTATTCCTGCGCAGAGCACGGCCAGGCAGAGATACGTCAGGGCTCTACTCAATAAATTTTTCATTTAACTTCTCCTTTTCCGGACGTCTTAACAATTCCTTAACATTGATGCGTATAATTCTAATAATAGAGCTTATATCCGGATTCGGCAACGGATGGCTGGGCTGAACACGTACAGAAGCTAAATACGTGAAGCCCTTCCCGCCGCGACAGGGACGGATGAGGTGATTTGAAATAATCGGTGTATTTTTATATAATAATCGGAGCAGCGAATCCGACCTGCCGTAGCGATACTGAGCCGTGCTTGTATGTAAATTTAATTTCACCAACTGCCCCGGATTAAATAAAAAGGGGAGAGGTGCAGCCGGCCATATGCAAGCCGTTGGGACCGTGTTTAAAGACTCTCTACAGCCGACGATCGGCCGGAAAGACAGTACGGAGGACTGACTGCATGAAAAAACTCACGGGCGGCAGCGTAGAAAAGATCGAATCCCCGTACGAGGGGATAAGCCTGAAGGACTACTATATCGAGAAGAGACGCCTCCAGCTCGAGCTGCTCCTGATACAACAGAGCATAGTGAAAAACGGGGAGAGGTGGTGCATCTGTTTCGACGGGCGCGACGCCGCAGGCAAGGGCTCGACCATACTTAGGTTCACTCAGAACCTGATGCCGAAATATTACCGTATAGTGGACCTCGGGGTGCCGACGCCAAAGGAGTCCAAATACTGGTTCCACAGGTACGAGCAGCACCTTCCGAACCCGGGCGAGATGGTGTTCTTCGACCGGTCGTGGTATAACCGCGCGCTCATAGAGCCTACGATGGGTTACTGCACGCAGAAGCAGTACGAGTATTTCATGGCCAAAGTGCTCGACTGGGAACACGAGCTCATAGACGGCGGCCTTAAGCTCGTGAAGTTCTACCTCTCCGTCGACCCCGAGCACCAGCTCTACCGTTTCCAGGAGCGCCTGACCGACCCTCTCAAATTTTGGAAATTCTCGGAAAACGATTACAATGCTCGGAAGAAATGGGAGACCTTCACGAAATACAAGGAGCAGATGTTCGACCATACGGCATCGGAAAAGTCGCCGTGGATTCTCATAAACTCGAATTCCAGAAAGACGTCCAGGCTCACGTGCATGCTCTACATCGTGAGGCTCTACGGGAACAAGAAATTCGTCCCCCTTACCGGAGAGGACGTGACGGAGACGCATACTATAGAAATAAACGGAGTCGCCTTCGACGGACTCAATAAATTACAATACTCAGTGCTGAAGGATTTGGCCGACGAGCGTAAGCTCGAGGCTCAGGATGTGCTGACAGGACCCCAAAATGGATGAAGACATCACATTAGCAAATACCCTTAACCTGCCCCGCGTGAGATCCGCGGGCGGGCTCGTTTATAACGATAATTACCATATCCTTCTCATTTTCAAGCGCGGGAAATGGGACCTCCCGAAGGGGAGGTTCGAAATGGGCTCCGACCCACTCGAGACAGCGCTCAGGGAGATAAGCGAGGAGACAGGCCTCGACAAGGACAAGCTCACGATCCAGGGGAAGCTCGTATCCACATGGCATACGACGAGGCACGAGAAAACGAAGTACCTCAAGAAAACCCACTGGTACCTGGTCCACTACCACGGCGAGGATTCGGACGTCGCACCCCAGTTCAGGGAGGGCATTATAGAATGCCGCTGGGTGCACCTTCCCGACCTCGACAAGTACAGGTCGCTGCTCCTTCCGAGGATCGAGTACGTAATAGATTTCTGGCTCCAGAACCTGGCGTACGCCCCTAGGTTTTGAGGACGGTGCGCGTGGCCGGAAACTGCGCCTGGCTCAAGCGATTAGTTCGGATTCGGTTGAAATCTTCCGGTTAGTGCGGAAAGGCCGCGGCTCGCGGACCGCTATTCTTTTATTAGCTTGTTGATCCTTTCCCTGTAGGCGCTTTTAACGGTGTCCCCCGAGTCGTCGATTATCTCCACCCCCATCTTTCCGGAGAGGCTCCCGGCGAGGCGGGTAGACCATCTTACAATTCCTTCCACCCTTATTTCCTCGATGTCTTTCCCGGATTCGCCTTCTTCCTGCAAGCTTATCACGATCCTCGTGCCGGCGGGGAATACATTCCTCGCCTCGACCTCGAGGCCTTGCTCGGAAATGTTTACGGCGTACCCCATAAATGTCGGGTTCTCCTTACCGAGCCTTATCCGCTTCCTGAAGGGAAGTCTCCTCGATTTTCTTTTCTCGCCCACAGGGACTCCTCAGCCAATTATAACCCCATTTCTGCGCTCCGATGAACGTGCCCCTGGGCTGCAGGCGCTCAAAAATCCGGCGGGCCGCCTGGTTGCATATAACTCCCGTATGGATAATATTCATTAGGATGTAAGGGCCCCCGGCTGCCCCGTCCCGGATATCCGATATGAATCATATCGTCTCTATAACATATAAGGCGGGACTCTTCGCCTGCCTTTTCATCGCTCTCGCCATCCCGCCCCGGTCAAGCCCTGCCGCTCAGAATAACGACTGGATGGGAGACTGGTCCCTCGAAGAGGGCTTCAATATAAGCATCGACACGGAAGGCTATCATTTCCCCACGGCGATTGCGTTCGTCCCCGAGCCGGGCAGCGGACCCAAGGACGCCCTCTATTTCGTAACCGAGCTAAGGGGAAAGGTTAAAGTCGTTACGAACGACAGGAGCGTATATACGTTCGCCCGGGACTTCTTCAGATTCGAGCCCGACGAGGAGCTTCCCTCCCGCTCCGGGGAAGGAGGGCTCGCCGGCATCTGCCTCGACCCGGTTCACGGATATGTCTTCGTTACGTTCGTCTACGAGGACGAGAACAGGGTCCTCAGGAACAATATTGTGAGGTTCCAGTCCGAGCCGGGCAGGTTTTCCCTCGAACCGAGCTCCAAACTCGCCTTTACCGATGTCTTAAATAATGCGGTGACGGGATTGTCGCACCAGATAGGGTCGTGCCAGGTCGACGGCGGTACGCTCTACGTGGGGGTGGGTGACGGATACACCGTGACCGAACGGGATGCCGAGGGACGGAATACGAGCCGTAGCGTCGACTCCGTACTCGGAAAGATACTGCGTATGACGCTTGACGGTAAGCCTCTGGAATCGAATCCGTTTTACGTCGACGACGACGCGGGCAAGGCAAGGAATTACGTATGGGCGAAGGGGTTCAGGAACCCCTTCGGGCTCAAGGTGCTGAACGGGCGCGTGTTCACCGCCGACAACGGCCCTTCCGTCGACAGGTTCACGGAGGTGAAGGCGGGGGACGACTACCTGTGGGACGGTACGAACTGGAGCATCGGGGCTAATTCTGCCCAGGTTCTGTCCCCTGCGACCGGAGTGACCCAGATGGAGTTCATTCCAGCGGATTCGGAGATTTTCCCCGAAGGGTACAGGGCCAGGTTTTATCTGACCCTCTGCGGTTTCCCGAACAGCGACCTAAAGAGGGACGCCGCGAGGGGCATTATCAGCATCCGTTACGGTTTTGAAGTCGACTTGATAACAGGGACGCCCCGATACTTATTAAAATACAGGGGAGAGAGCCTTCAGATGGTCGTCGGCCTCGCGGCTGGTCCCGACGGTCTGTATTTCCTCCCGCTTTATCCCGATGCATCGGGAAGGAGTTATGCGCTCAAAATCAGATATGATAGAGACAGCCGGCATCCTTACGGTTTCGAGGATACGGAGGATGCCTCCAGGTATATCGAAGAGC comes from the Thermodesulfobacteriota bacterium genome and includes:
- a CDS encoding polyphosphate kinase, whose product is MKKLTGGSVEKIESPYEGISLKDYYIEKRRLQLELLLIQQSIVKNGERWCICFDGRDAAGKGSTILRFTQNLMPKYYRIVDLGVPTPKESKYWFHRYEQHLPNPGEMVFFDRSWYNRALIEPTMGYCTQKQYEYFMAKVLDWEHELIDGGLKLVKFYLSVDPEHQLYRFQERLTDPLKFWKFSENDYNARKKWETFTKYKEQMFDHTASEKSPWILINSNSRKTSRLTCMLYIVRLYGNKKFVPLTGEDVTETHTIEINGVAFDGLNKLQYSVLKDLADERKLEAQDVLTGPQNG
- a CDS encoding NUDIX domain-containing protein, with protein sequence MDEDITLANTLNLPRVRSAGGLVYNDNYHILLIFKRGKWDLPKGRFEMGSDPLETALREISEETGLDKDKLTIQGKLVSTWHTTRHEKTKYLKKTHWYLVHYHGEDSDVAPQFREGIIECRWVHLPDLDKYRSLLLPRIEYVIDFWLQNLAYAPRF
- a CDS encoding PilZ domain-containing protein — its product is MGEKRKSRRLPFRKRIRLGKENPTFMGYAVNISEQGLEVEARNVFPAGTRIVISLQEEGESGKDIEEIRVEGIVRWSTRLAGSLSGKMGVEIIDDSGDTVKSAYRERINKLIKE
- a CDS encoding PQQ-dependent sugar dehydrogenase — its product is MNHIVSITYKAGLFACLFIALAIPPRSSPAAQNNDWMGDWSLEEGFNISIDTEGYHFPTAIAFVPEPGSGPKDALYFVTELRGKVKVVTNDRSVYTFARDFFRFEPDEELPSRSGEGGLAGICLDPVHGYVFVTFVYEDENRVLRNNIVRFQSEPGRFSLEPSSKLAFTDVLNNAVTGLSHQIGSCQVDGGTLYVGVGDGYTVTERDAEGRNTSRSVDSVLGKILRMTLDGKPLESNPFYVDDDAGKARNYVWAKGFRNPFGLKVLNGRVFTADNGPSVDRFTEVKAGDDYLWDGTNWSIGANSAQVLSPATGVTQMEFIPADSEIFPEGYRARFYLTLCGFPNSDLKRDAARGIISIRYGFEVDLITGTPRYLLKYRGESLQMVVGLAAGPDGLYFLPLYPDASGRSYALKIRYDRDSRHPYGFEDTEDASRYIEERGCFTCHTLNGYGAGGDGPSLDKAGLVARIEERITSPEYSELAGELDEIDSEPYKRFREARKEVLEKRGMDKVRAWIKYRIMEPRFDDPHARMPNMDVTEPNAQMIADYLLGEVRIDQNRPDMRVRKFMKRFIPELKYRHILVSFALGFSLALLVTGGYAVIRKRTRR